From Verrucomicrobiia bacterium:
GATAGAAATCTGCTGTTTGTTTCATGGTGCTTATTAAGGATATAGAAAAGAGCCGCTCCATATAAGAGCGGCCCTAGCAATTTCAGGTTCACGGCTTACGGCCATTGGCGCGGCGCTTGTACCGTCCAATGAGTGCAACCGGGTGCCAATATCCAAGCGGGTCAGGCACGTGGACGATCAGGAAGAGCAACAGCTCTAGAACCCAACCGAACCACGAAACTTTTTCCCCGGAAGGTTCGTATTCCATCACAAATGGCTTCTTGCGCCGTATGATCCGGAATAGGTTGAGCCACCAGAAGCCCCATTTGAAGCGGCGAAGATGACCCTTGCCACTGAATACCCAGAGCTTGCATTGCTCTTGGTCCCAGTACTCAAGGAATTCGTCGGCTCGCCTTGCGGTGAAGCGGATATTCTCAAATGTGTCCGCCGCCTTGTCTTCTGGTGAGACCCGGTCGCGCTTCACGCCGTTAT
This genomic window contains:
- a CDS encoding YdcF family protein — encoded protein: MRNILCIPSGAFANGGVEGCTTEKRLQAALEKSKEIDHPVTFVPSGGKLRATSIQPDADADIMSWWLVDNGVKRDRVSPEDKAADTFENIRFTARRADEFLEYWDQEQCKLWVFSGKGHLRRFKWGFWWLNLFRIIRRKKPFVMEYEPSGEKVSWFGWVLELLLFLIVHVPDPLGYWHPVALIGRYKRRANGRKP